A stretch of the Janthinobacterium sp. B9-8 genome encodes the following:
- a CDS encoding DUF1841 family protein: protein MLFNPSRDEARRFFIQAWQKHQANVPLADIEKIIAGILLHHPEYQPILSEEYLDKDWPPEYGETNPFLHISMHLAIEEQISIDQPVGVKALYQQLCEKLSLEHTALHAMMDGLGEMMWQAQRNQTPPDPEVYLEILRFKVGQLK from the coding sequence ATGTTATTTAACCCGTCCCGCGATGAAGCCCGCCGCTTTTTTATTCAAGCATGGCAAAAGCATCAGGCGAATGTGCCGCTGGCCGATATCGAAAAAATAATCGCGGGCATTTTGCTGCACCACCCCGAGTACCAGCCGATTCTATCTGAAGAATACTTAGATAAAGACTGGCCGCCAGAATATGGCGAAACCAATCCTTTTTTACATATCAGCATGCATCTGGCGATTGAAGAACAAATCTCGATCGACCAGCCTGTTGGCGTCAAAGCCTTATACCAGCAGCTCTGCGAAAAATTATCACTAGAGCACACGGCCCTGCACGCCATGATGGATGGTTTAGGTGAAATGATGTGGCAAGCCCAAAGAAACCAAACCCCACCCGACCCGGAAGTATATTTAGAAATACTGCGT